The genomic segment gctagtatactcCACTGAAGGTGTaatgtcagtatgtatgcatgactgaGTGTAagagttggacataagaagcatcagatgtgtgcaagagatacgactgtgctggtatggtcatatgatgagtatggatgaggacagctgtgtgaagaagtgtcacaccctaacggTGTAAATATACACTTCCATGTgtacttttccttttcttatatCTATCTCAAAGTTTAGTACCAGTCATTCTTTGGTGTGGCTGGAATCAAATTATTACTGAAATGAAGCACAAggactaataataatggtttcaaattttggctcatggccagcaatttcaggagagggattaagtcgattttatcgaccccgaaaggatgaaaggcaaagtcaacctcagctaataataatagaaatagtacATAGGACATAGCTGAAGCACTGTTAAAAAACAGATTGAGAGGAATCCCTCATAACTGAAGAATATATCCACAAGATGATAGAAACCTGTATGTGATGAGTTCATATAGAATAGGCCGTTGTACATTAGCTATTATATACAGCCTACTATCAGAACTAGGGTCTGAATCCATTCTGTTATTTTAGCTCCATGAAAATTCCAGTGATATATCAGCAAAAAGAATATTCTTATTGAAAAGTTGTTCAATGGCTTCATAATACTAGGTCCAACTTTGGAGAAACATTGACTTAATGTGATcttaatttaaagatattttgtgtattagtTCAtagtataattttgtttttttatataggcTATTTCTCACTATGAACAAGCTGCTGACTATTATAAAGGAGAAGAATCCACAAGGTTTGTGACATTTCTTTTTTGGTTCTaatattctaatttatatttaaaacaattaaatGACACTTGTCGAGATTTACTGTGTGCtgaaatttatttgaatatttcttgTGTGGTGaaatttatttagaatttaaataataacaaattctTGTTATATGCCACAAAAGATCTACTTAATGGACagcattccttcattcttttatgatgacaaaaagaaaaaataatattttatatgtgaaACAGAAACAAGTGTGATAAggcatataaatatttgaatttgcaAAGTTGCTAGAACTGTCCTGGAAATTGGAATATTGGGTAGATTTTGCAATGTTCAGAGTTCAGTTCTTGCTGAAGttcactttacttttcatccttcagagTCTTGATTTATCCATAATATTCCTCTCTCTAATCACTTCACCTGCCGAGGCATAAGCAGCAAAGTTTATAATAACATCAGCCAAGATAAATGGCTCAAAAGAGCTCAGTTCTATCTGAACTATTTTTGGAAAATTTACATAATAGTTTAGAAGCAACTTGTATCTATCTTGAtattaaatgtaaacatgtagaattttcttctcttttgcttAGTGAACACGAAAAATTGAATTTGTAGATCTAGCCATCATTTGAAACAAAGCAACGAGACATAaactttttattatttgatttaaattACTATTCTTTTATTACAGTGCAGCTAATAAATGCTTCCTGAAAGTAGCCCAATACTCAGCACAGCTAGAGCAGTACCAAAAAGCAATTGATATTTATGAAGAGGTAGGGTACCTGCTTATTTGTTTATGCTGTAGGGGACCTGCTTATTTGTTTATGCTATAGGGGACCTGCTTATTTGTTTATGCTGTGATAAATTGACAAATTTTCTAAAACTAGACATTtgtaaccatatgtgtgtgtgtgtgtgtgatattatcattattatcatttaatatccacttttccattgtCGTATGGGTTGGAATGGAATTTGATGAGGCAGATTTtatatggccagatgcccttcttgttgccaacccttacctgtttccaagtaaggtaatttTTCCTGGTGACCAGACATGTcttagaagattggaaacaaaggatactGCTTGCATGACgatgacacttgcttacaactatcatgtgatatgAAGGCAGGGAGACAGtaatacaggtacacacacacacacacaatgatgggcttctttcagtttccgtcttccaaatccatttgCAATGCTTTGGTTGACCTAGTGCTAttgtaggaaacacttgcccaaagaccaagatgctacgcagtgggactgaacctgaaattatgtAATTAGGAAACAAAACGTAttagcacacagccacaaaacaaaataaaactagttaaacataaaatgtttgtgtaattgtagtaatgtcttttttttttttgttgttaaatttacatacatgaatatgctcAACTACATACAGCTTGTGTATGCATTAGCCaaagaaaaaatgttgaaaacattTGCACACATTTCTTTATGGAAAAAAGATCGTTACAATCAAACTGTTAGCAAAAatgcttcaatttttttcttcaaattttaggTTGCTGCTGCTTCAATGGAGAATTCCTTACTGAAATACAGTGCTAAAGATCATTTCTTTCGAGCTGCTCTCTGTCACATGTGTAATGATATTGTTAATGCTAAACTGGTGATTCCAAAATACGAGGAGATGTTCCCTGCATTCTCTGACTCAAGGGAGTGTAACTTATTAAAGGTaagtcatcattattttacacacATTATTTTACTCTCTTCTAGTGATATAGTCTTTGACAGAGCTATCCTCCTATCATAGTTTGAAACAAGCCAGTTTTAGTCTTGAACCTGATGTAATACATTGCCAAAAAACCAAGTTCATGCATGAAGATCATGGGAAATTGAAGTAGATCAATAGTTCAAGTTATTATGATTGGGTGTCCTATTGCTCCTTGCTGAAGACAGAAAGATGCAATTTCTTTGACAATACCAGATGTTTTAGACCACAGAATAATTTCTGGTAAAGAAGAGCCTGGAAGTTGGGTTTTCTTGTCCTTGTAACTGAATGTGGGTTCTTTTAGGGATAgtgttttgattcttattttcaaTGTTAATAACAATGTTTGACATGTTCTATAagcacccacccacccatataCAAAAGCAGTTTGTTGTATGTGGGTGGGAATGTTTCTTTGGAAGTTGTTCAAGTTGCTGTGTATGTGATATTCTTAATTATATGGATATGATCTTGTTCAAAATTGCttcagattttgttgtttttaatgattttaaaatccaAAATTTAGTTAAACTACAAAGTATTGATCTTTTTACATATACCCTGTAttttatgtattcacacatatattctttacattcCAAAATGGAGAGAGCTTTATGATAGTCAAAATTCAGTTCTGAATTTAATTCCTATTCATTACAATTTCAACCTTTGTTGCTTTGGAGTCAGTAAATTACCATAAtcaaattaatcaaatataaacATCTCTCTGTCACTAACATTGGCTGAAGTTTTCAAGAGTTATTTCTTTTAGCTTCAGTTCAACTGTTATCAAACAGACTTACAATCAATAACATTCTTTCTTATTGGagctatgtagaaatatattctttaatgtttCCTCTCCTTATTAAGATGCTAAGGTGTCTTTTAAAGGAGAACTTgttatggcgttaggaagggcatccagctgtagaaactctgccaaatcagactggagcctggtgttgccatccggtttcaccagtcctcagtcaaatcgtccaacccatgctagcatggaaagcggacgttaaacgatgatgatgatgatgatgatgaaagtacaGGCACTGATTAAGGTGCACAATACTTGCAAATTGAATCTGTCAGTTGGTTTTCCAGTGACTGCTTGAATTGTGTTGCTTCATTCATTTTACAAATAACTTTGGGGTAGCATAATATTATATGCTCATATTCTCTAAAAAAAATCTGTCTTCATGCTTTTGATAGGAGAAGAAATGCATAActagtaaattttatatatatatatatatatatatatattaaatgtatttgtttatttacatctctcACATTTTCATTTACAGACTGTTTTGGATTCAATGGACAACATTGAGGCATTCACTAAAGCTGTTAGTGACTACGATTCCATATCTCGGCTAGACCAATGGCTGACGATGATTTTCTTGAGAATCAAGAATAAAATCACAGAAGAGGAGGAGAACATTTGTTAAAACTTCTAGGATGTTTTCCTTGTTGACTGTTAGTTTTTAACCCTCTTCCTTATTACCTCTTTTTTTCAACAAAcacattctcttcctctcccatcatttctttaattttaggGTAGGAATTAGTTACACTATCCTAAGCACCCCCTCTCCCTTATGCAATTAAACTATTACAGAGAAGTTTGTTATCAGTATACCCCTTTCACTGTATTCTGTAAGATTAGGCTACTAGTAATCCTTTGAGATCCTACTTTCTAATCTAATCCTTGTTACTTGATGctatttttaaaatctctttctctctctctctcatatatatatatatatatatatatatatatgtgaagatatttCAATCAGCACAAAAAGAGTCCAGAATTGATATTTATCAGTAAAAAGTTTAGAAACTACAGTTTTGTGATTCTGATTCTGGATAGCTAGGGTGATCAGATGaactaaataaaatgtatatctgGTATCCAGCTAACATTGTTAAGGATGCTGAACAAACTGGACATTTGATTAAGCAATGGATGCCTTGTGCTTGAATTTTCTAGCTTGATTTGTTTGAGATGAGTTCAGGAAAACAAATGCAATTGATTAGCTATCCATGGGGTGTCTTCCTCTTGTTTATAATGCTATGGAATCTGGGGTAACCCCAAGCTCGAAGCCTGCATNNNNNNNNNNNNNNNNNNNNNNNNNNNNNNNNNNNNtatatatatatatatatatatgtgtgtgtgtgtgtatctatatatgtgtatacacacatacaaagtattCCTGCCCTTTTAGGTCACAGGTTAATCACTGCTAGGATACCTAACTTCTACTTGAATTGTATTTGTACTGTGaattaatttttttgcttttttcatcattatattaataatgtaaAGATTGAATGGAAATACTCAATGTGACCTAACAtttgtttccttctttgtttcCCATCCATTGTTTCCAAAGGGAAAGCTGAGAAAGCTATGAATACCCACAAACTGTTACCTAGTTTAACACAGCCAGTTGGCCTCTGTATGTCTTTAGTGGAATACACTCTGTCACAAGTATTTAAGCCAGGTTTCCACTTTGAGAATACCTAGCTCTTCCTTCCCTCCAGTCTTGGAGGCTCTGGAAAAGATCATACATATTTCCCTTTCTCTTGACTAAGCACTGAAAACAAAATTATCCCCCACTCAGTCCCAGAAATAATCCTAACTTGAGTGTTGAGAAATGATGGTGGTTAAAGTGATAGAAGTGGTGAATCAGTTCTGGGGAGGGGGCTGAATCTTTCTCCCACTAACCCCACAGTTCAGGATAGAGAAATTAAGATCAAGGAAGATAACTTAAGTATTTGacaatgtttttttgtgtgtgtgtgtatgtgtggttagcCGTGTGAGTTTATGAATTTCCTTCCCATACCTCTTATTTCTGTGAACAGTTTgtttgatataaaagaaaatctgtatcttttgtcaaccaaatttctCCATTCTTCTGAAGAATCATTCCTCTATATTTAATTCATTGAGttatctattatttctttttttaattttaaatttacttttttgCATCCAGTGTTTCTATGGCTTTTCTTTGAATAAAACATGGAAACTGCTTTTAGCATTGTATTAGATAAGCCTACATTGACACtgggattttgtttttattgtattgtttttttttctgtctcagtGTGCTCATCTGCAATTagcatgcatgagtatgtgtgcatggttAGTGTGCATATTAATGCAGATTTATATTTGCCTTGCAAACAAGCTAGCAATGGATGCATAGCTCTGTGCTGGATCACATTGGAAAAATGGAGAAGGTTTCTGGTACCATCATAAAACAAGACCTTCATAGCAATGAGACAAGGCTTATTTTGGAGCTTCATGTCTTTGCTTAATTCGACTcatagtgtcatatatatatatatatatatatatatatatatatatatatatatacacatacacacacaccatgcaatAATGTACACTACATGAAACACGACCGTCTCTTATGACTTTGATGTTTATAATGTTGCCTGTTGGCTAACATACCCTTCAAAGGCTGAGCTTTTGaatattggttatatatatatatatatagatatgcatgtatatttatctgtgtgtacgtatatatgcatgtatatttatgtgtatatatatgcatctgtatttatatatatatatatatatatgcatctatgtgcatatatgcatctatgtatatatatatattgtatgtatgtaaatatatatgcatgtatatatttatatattgtatgtgtgtatgtaaatatatgtatatatttatatagtgtatgtgtatgtaaatatatctgtatgtatatatttatacattgtatgcaaatatatatgtatgtatatatttatatattgtgtgtatgtaaatatatgtatatatttatatattgtatgtgtgtatgtatatatgtatatatatgtgtgtgtgtatgtatttatgtatatgtaagtatgtgtttgcgtgtgtatgtatatatatatatatatatatatatNNNNNNNNNNNNNNNNNNNNNNNNNNNNNNNNNNNNNNNNNNNNNNNNNNNNNNNNNNNNNNNNNNNNNNNNNNNNNNNNNNNNNNNNNNNNNNNNNNNNNNNNNNNNNNNNNNNNNNNNNNNNNNNNNNNNNNNNNNNNNNNNNNNNNNNNNNNNNNNNNNNNNNNNNNNNNNNNNNNNNNNNNNNNNNNNNNNNNNNNNNNNNNNNNNNNNNNNNNNNNNNNNNNNNNNNNNNNNNNNNNNNNNNNNNNNNNNNNNNNNNNNNNNNNNNNNNNNNNNNNNNNNNNNNNNNNNNNNNNNNNNNNNNNNNNNNNNNNNNNNNNNNNNNNNNNNNNNNNNNNNNNNNNNNNNNNNNNNNNNNNNNNNNNNNNNNNNNNNNNNNNNNNNNNNNNNNNNNNNNNNNNNNNNNNNNNNNNNNNNNNNNNNNNNNNNNNNNNNNNNNNNNNNNNNNNNNNNNNNNNNNNNNNNNNNNNNNNNNNNNNNNNNNNNNNNNNNNNNNNNNNNNNNNNNNNNNNNNNNNNNNNNNNNNNNNNNNNNNNNNNNNNNNNNNNNNNNNNNNNNNNNNNNNNNNNNNNNNNNNNNNNNNNNNNNNNNNNNNNNNNNNNNNNNNNNNNNNNNNNNNNNNNNNNNNNNNNNNNNNNNNNNNNNNNNNNNNNNNNNNNNNNNNNNNNNNNNNNNNNNNNNNNNNNNNNNNNNNNNNNNNNNNNNNNNNNNNNNNNNNNNNNNNNNNNNNNNNNtgtgtgtgtatatatatatatatgtatgtatatatgagtgtatgtatataatatatttatatatatatatatatatatatatatgtatatatgagtgtatgtatataatatatttatatatatatgtatgtatatatgagtgtatgtatataatatatttatatatatgtgtatgtatataatatatttatatatatatatatataatgtgtgtgtgtatgtatacacacacattttggccCATAGATTTTCAGAAATTAGTGAGCAATCCATGTGAGAActctgtattttttgtgtgtgtgtctgtttagatTCAACTGAATTCACGGTTATATTGATGATCTGCGAATATAATTTTCCAGTCTATTTTTGCACCTATTTAGAATCTATgttgtattattttatctttttctctacTAATTCTTTGTCATATTCTCAGTTAATGACTATATGAAATGGGCCACTGTAATTTTCTGTGAATAAATATGTTGTTTTAGTATATGTTCAACCTGAAAAATATCATTTTAGTGAATTTGATAATATgagaaaaatttcttttcatttggtaCAAAGTCATTGTTTTTATGTGGTAGGGGTATTGCTAATTAAATTAACTTTAGTTTATTcatggtatgtattttatcagaTCAAACATTTATAAAAGATGAAGTTGGTCTTGGCAGTTTTTGATCTCAGGAagtacaataacaaaatataatactgaGAAGTGTTTAATCCAGTACTCTACCATTGTTGCTCATTCTTCCCTTAAATTGAAATCTTCTGGAATTATATCCAGGACCATTGGAAGAAATAGTTTGCTTACTTATTGTTTAGTTTTTACTTAGTCTGAATATGCTATTGTTGACTAACTAAAATACTTGATCATATTCATACAGTCCATAAGACTGAATGCTGGTCATTTGTCAATAGTATCCACTGCTTtttgtcatacatatatttagctgTCACTGCCAGATGTTATCTGTCACATGCTAAGAATTTAGGACAGTGATTTTAATCCCATTAAAATTCCATATGAACGTGTGGTCAAGTTGTATGATTATGTGTTGGatgattatatcatcatcattttagcatccgcttttccatgcttgcatgagtcaaattGAAATTTGTTGGGACAAATTTTCTATTGCCAGATGCACTTCCTTTGGTAATCCACTCCTGTTTCCAAGTGCTCTAGCCAGTCAAACATGAACAGCACAAAGGTTGAACacgttttcatggaagattacagacaaatgacactgcttgtataatggCCACTTTCATTTAAAATTAGCACATGACGTGAtaaggagagacacacacacacacacacagaggaatccTCTGTATTATGAAAGTAATGTGTTCCTGAAACACCTGACATATCACAAAATCAATAATACAAGCTTTAGTTTCCCATTGATTTCCATATAAAGTGATAATGCTTTCTGACggaatttttatgaaaataaaacaaaaaccaacatgatcacttttatgcatgaaaataacaGTCAtagtacaatatgtatatataaaaaacacttgaagagaaatatgttagggaataaataataattgtaatattattataGGGTATGTTCTTACCACAAAAGTTGTTGATATGTTGACTAGTGTGTGAGGGATGGTGGTGGGACAAGAGATAATGAGAGGATGAGGGACATTATTTTCTATGCCATAAAGTTATCAACATCTACTTGAGAGGCAAAGGAGTTATCCAAAATTGTTTGGTGTTTATGGCACATGATTTCTTTGTATAACTTGATGTAAGAATGGAGTTCTTTGTAAACTCTGCTTGTAATTTTTAGGTTACATACACAAATAGGGTTGTTGGCAAAAATTTGCAGACTTTCCTCTCTAAGTGCCAACCCTTTACTAATATTCCTTGCAGTCaatttaagtggatttggtggaattTCTGTATTCTCAGCTTTCTCTTGTTCTTACACTATCAGCTCTTCATTATATAAACTTTCTATGTTGGACACAAGCAATTCAACCATATCAACGTCTATAACTTCTTCAAaccttacattatttacaagtgTCACAATATCTTTCCAAATTTGATGTAGACTTTTTGCTTGTGGAAAACTTGTAAAGTCATAGTTACAGTCTGGtcatatatttttt from the Octopus bimaculoides isolate UCB-OBI-ISO-001 chromosome 11, ASM119413v2, whole genome shotgun sequence genome contains:
- the LOC106880014 gene encoding alpha-soluble NSF attachment protein; the protein is MANNNNEEKARQLLLQAEKKLGSSKGILSSLFGSPSKTEEAAELFVRAANAFKMAKNWASAGQCFCRAAQLQISLQSRHEAASHYVDAGNAYKKADPNEAINSLLKAVEIYTDMGRFTIAAKHHITVAEIYENELADIEQAISHYEQAADYYKGEESTSAANKCFLKVAQYSAQLEQYQKAIDIYEEVAAASMENSLLKYSAKDHFFRAALCHMCNDIVNAKLVIPKYEEMFPAFSDSRECNLLKTVLDSMDNIEAFTKAVSDYDSISRLDQWLTMIFLRIKNKITEEEENIC